In the genome of Harmonia axyridis chromosome 4, icHarAxyr1.1, whole genome shotgun sequence, the window TTtagattcgttctcgagttatagggtatttctgaaaaattactgttacaaatatttcactatatcttAGATAGTTCGAGATATTTGAAATGTATGAATATGAAAGTGAATATTCCAGAGGATATTTCCGGTTTTCCTATTTCCTGTTCTGGATGAGGGGGTTCGGGGATATTTGGTACAGCCAGTCTGCAGGGAGATTCATAAGGGGTAATGACTTGAATTATCGGGATTTTAGAATGCTGAAGTAGTGTAGATTACTTCAAAAAAACGTTGGAAATTTAATTCGGCGATTTGAATGTGctcgttgtttttttttagttaattattttctttgatcATCTTCGGATGGAATTGGtgaaatatacataataagaaTTTGTACAAATTTAGTGTGACAAAATGGCGACTACGCCGGTTAAGAATTTCATCAAgtgaattttcaatgattttttattttggcaTAAGTTTTGCTGTTTGATtagaaaaacacaattttatggTTTGAAATATACTTCATTATTCAGTAAAGTGTCCCTGAACATCGAAGTTCCCTGAAGTTAGACTCAATAAGGTTTGTAAATTACTCTTATGACCtcatcatttgatgaaaaaaaactttccaAGCATACCATGAAATACGATTAGTGTTACTGGGTGGATAAATCTTTTGGATTTTATGGAATATTATATGATTTTAATTGAACTAAAAAGTTTGTTTGTATTACGTAACGTATCtgtattttatgttttaatGAAGTAAGATTACAAATGTAAACATTTTTTATTGGTtggtaacaggccaattgataATTTACCATAGTGacacacatttttttgtcaaaattcgattttattattcaacatagttaccttcgaggacgatacagcgattatagcgatcttccaacttttcgatatcatttttgtattacgatttgtctttcccttcaaaataagcctcagtttcggcgattacttttcATTGTcgcttaatttctttccagcgagcatttttttttaggtctgagaacaggaaaaagtcgctgggggccagatctggcgaatacggtggatgcagaagcaattcgaagcccaaatcatgcaattttgccattgatttgtgacatggcgcattgtcttgataaagTAGCatcttatttttcttcaaatggggccctTTCTTAATGATTCATtatttaaacgatccaataccgctatataataatcactgttgatggtctggcaattttggaggtaatcaatgaatattttaccttgagcatcccagaatactgatgccataaccttgccagctaactgttgtgtttttccacaGTTTCAAATACTCCTCAGAATCATTaagacgttgttgcttttgatcgattgtgtgcTCGCGCAtaacccattttgcacacagctttctcatataGAAATATTcgtgatgtacacgttcagatgatatcttcacaatgtcttctTACTCCTTCAACTTCAcgttacggtcattcaaaattattttgtgaattttttgattttttcgtcggtgacagctcttttgagcgtccactgcgttcgccgtcttcggtgctcatttcaccacgtttaaacttagcataccaatcaatgatggttgattttcctgctgcgcagaccccggaaactcttcatcaagccaagattctgcttcaactgtattttttccattcaaaaagcaatatttcataagcacacgatatattttttttaaatattctcaaataataaaagtagctacactcacaacgcaatatatcACAAACAGAAGGTCGGACTGCagtaaaattttgacacgtatcgtttgaagattggtactaactaaaaatcatatggatttaatactaacacCGATAAATGTGCATCAGAATGgggtcttttcaattggcctaataatgtTCTTTACATTGACAAACTTCCTTTGAAATGTTGGTATTTTTGGGGGCTGCAGCTCCAAAGCCTTCTTTCTCTCTAGCTGCACTAGTGTGACGCGTTGTATGTAGAATAGCAATTCTACAtccacattaaaaaaaaaatcaaatatgaaaCCATCTCCGCCATACTTCTTAGTCTATACGTCGCATTCACAAAAGACAAAATGACCGAAATAATAACAGGGGCGAAATCTTttatcaaataacaaaagtagctacacttacaacgcaatatcttacaAAGTAATGGActaatgtcaaattttgacatgtatcgtttaaaggttggtactaactaaaaatcatatggatttgaacgccatctgtgcatcagtccggggacttttcaattggccttataaTGGCATATATCAAATGGGTGAAAAtcgaaaattatcaaaaaaattgagaaagcactgacgtgaagtcaggagcctTTGAGCGCTTGTTGTTTCATTCACTAATCGCACCCTTGGAGGCCATATATACTATATAAatttatgtggtcttcaagggcgcAATGAATAAAAGTGCGCTCAAAAGCTACCAATTTCActgcatttttaatttttcgaattcacaTCACACGTTTgtgtttaaaattttcaaacaaagaTGACGTCATATCATTTTAAACTCGAATGAACTTTTTATTCCTCATTAACTTTTTCCAATCTACACTTGACCTTTCAAGTATCACATTTTTCACACATCAAATCaacaattaattttgaaatgagataaaaaaaatatgtcgtTTCCACCTAATTACTCAAAATCCACTAAATCAATGGCTCTATTATTCCATTATCATGCTATATATTTCGATGATACTAATGAAGAGCTACAGTCTTGAAACAAGATCGACATGAACAAATTGGTACTATTTGTGGTGGTTCTGCTTTTCGCAGCATTGGAGGTTAGTTTTATGTaaacatttcttttttattgcaataatttcaaaatgtatttttttcatgcgaatcctatatttttatttgaaagaattGTCAATTTGCTGAATCGTGCTTTCTCATCTTATCAATTCCTTATTCATATTCTCTTTGATCAGTTTTTTAAGATTAAATGATGTTTGCATTATAATAAGTGTCAGGATCAATGAATACTCGAAGAAAACTAGAGATTTATCTGAAATTATTTCTGCATTTTGTTATAGAATTATACCTATCTAATTGGAAATACTTCAGAGAATTTTCTGATCCTACATTCTATCtttcatttcattcacttttcTCCTTCTAATAAATATTTCGAATCTACTTGTTGAAAAACTGTCAGAGGCATTTTTTTGAGATTGGCTCATTTTATCCTGGTGGAAAGACGAGTGGAAAGcttcaaaatctttttttttacacTTTTTCATCCTCATTTCACTTCCAATGCAAACATAACGCAAAGTAAACCATTCGAAGTGAATATGCTGATTTCACTCTTCATGGATGAGTAAAGATACATGTTTAGAGTGCATTGAAATTcccattcaattaaaaatttaataatttaaatattttcggTCACACAAGTGCACTGGGAAAcctattttcattcaaattttctgtGTGTACAAGAAAAATGAAAGATACCTTGTACTAACCCTCGATAGAACCTTTTcgatagaaaaatataaaattcccgGATTTTCAGCTTTAGTCTAGTCCGTTTTTAACTTCACGTTTCGCCTTCTGCTGCTTATAGGTTATAAATTGTATTCGCTTTTGGATTTCTCCAAATTGTTCGGAGATATCTTGTTATAACCATTTTATTATaacagagtaatgaacatagatagagggagtacacgcaatttttacatgtccccaaaatGCTTAGATTaccttgtcggattgtgataaattttcaaatccataatttcactatatcgttataaatgtatattacattgtatgaaatatatttattcgattgatttccgattaaatatgcaaatttaaatatttggaatccgatatttttcctaatttataataagcagaatatttattattttctgtatctatacctgttgaaatccaaggtttggcaacttttgctctcctagtgtcatcggttgtttcacgtcgtttggcacgcttgaagtttgttttctaaatttctgatatatttaggtatttatttcaatatattttcagttaatatgacattttgattcagTAAGGaacataagaaatgcgttctttatggagaaactcgcgaaatgagtgaaatatcgtttcatatgttttcatttccgctcgcttcatgtcaaatttgatagttcatgctggggataaaatttgcttacaataaatgacatatgctcttcctatgtttattactctaagtaTTTTAACTATAAAGACATAATTTAGGGCTTCTGGTTAaccaaagcactgatatattcatTACTGGTGAGAGTAGTACGTCCTATAATTAAATTCATGCTTTCAAACTTTGACAGGTTCACCAACCCTCGATATCTAATAATCTATAGCTGTAACTTTTTTTAGGCCAAAACTCCAGAGTTCATCGAACTTGCTAAAAAACTTCATGAAGAATGTAACAAGAAAAGCCCAATCACCCCGGAAGTGGTGGCCAAAGTGAAAAAAGATGCTCAAATGGATGAAAATGATGATGCTCTCAAACAACATGCCCTGTGTCTTGCAAAAACTGGCAAACTGGTTGACGAGAATGCAAACATTCAGAATGATCTTATTCGGACCTACTTGACTAAGATGGGGTTGGAAAAAGACGTGGTTGAGAAGGCTATCGAGAAGTGTAGCAAAGTAGAGAAAGGAAAAGATGAAGCTCTCCATGTTGTCCGATTGCATAACTGTTATTACAAGAGCATTCCTTCagaatacattattttctaatGAGTTATGTGATCCAAGATATATTCAATAAAGAAGCATTTTAGAATATTTGTTTCAATTTGTCATCATGTTCTCAAATCAAAATCACCTCAATACAATTCTGATGGCAATAGATATCAGACGCAATACTGTAATGAGTTCactacagcactgtttttagttcatactgtaatgaactgattacgatactgaaatagagaaaataaaataagattagCGATCAGTTTACGAATCTATGCAGTTCAAATCCCTGTAAGATTTTTCGATCATTTCTCTTCATGCATTAACTATTGGGGTTCATGTTTCTCAATTAGTTTGATTCAAATTTATTGCTAGATATCCTATTCTCTTAGGTGCTATTCGGAAGAAATATATAGAGAATAGGCTATAGTGTCCCTCGTATAATCTGATTGCTGCCATTATGCTCTGCAGAAGTATTTCGGTCCCTTGTCCATCATTAGAATTAACTCTCATTTATGTGAGTGACCAATGGACAACATAAACTGGTAAATACTTACATTACATTTTCCCCGGTTCAGTTCAATCAACAATTGTTCTCCAAGAAcacatttatttataattatgcTGATTCCAGATAATACTAGGGATTATTTTTCAGTTAATCTTGATGATATAGGATTTtcgaataaattgaaaaactcAGTTCATATATCTGATTTTGaagcaatatacagggtgagtcaatactgatcgatcggtcgataattcttgaaaattttgggctggcagaaatgaaattttgaaggaaTCGACAGGGTAtaagcttgaattatttttgactctacaggctgaTCCGAGAGTTGTGAAACACGAGACCACtctgtttttcaaatgagaCTTTTATATCCTctgtgaaattctgatttcgaaatatcccacttgtcatcatttatctgtggtactttttgacataGGCCACTTTTTTCGGCAAATTTGATGGATATGAAGGTTTAACAtgaaaaacatattttgaaaaccGTTCGGGATGAttgtaagatttttttattaaattcccgaaaagttttcaagttttttgcaGATTTACGGATCAGTTtacaggtggtccgaaagaAACTACAATTTTTCGGAAATGACTAAAGAAAAATGAACCCATTTATGCAAATGTCAagccatgatttttttttgcctttCGGATAGCCTAGTTAGTAGGGATTCGTCAAGCCAAGAAGCTTGACAATTTaaccaactatttgacttgaaaatcaagctcgcgaaaaattacatacttgagcttgacttgacttgattttagatatttattgcttgacttgatatcaatctACTTGATATTATCTGAGCTTGATATGCAGGCATATATTTTagtaatctcgtgcgcgcttagactaaataaggggattcctcgagcgccgagagactgaagcattcgccagtgagACTTTATTGTAgctttctcacatttctatgaaatctatagatagattttggtagtttcagaaatatctatcCAAACTTgcccaaaatggccaaggattttttatcaacgctagcatattcagctcctgttgaaagacaattttccagagctgctctcacaGTTTACTACAAAACCTACAATAGGTTAAGCGacgaatctataagatgccttatgtgtcttagatcctggatggaaaatgatgaaatcgaTCAAAGActggaagtttctcaatattaagatatttttgatttcgttatgatttatagtgatttaattcatgtttgtatttcaaaaaagttgatattttcggttcctATTACCTTCGGAGAATTGTATTCTTTTGAATGCTTCAGTGGGGACCACATTGTGAATTTTTGCAATGACATATTAGGTGCGTGAACTTGAAACTTGCTaatcgaaaaataatgaacgaAGATCTGAAATCTttctgaattgaagaaaaaattcaagtgaATGTTAACACGACAACCTCtcatttccaataataataataacactaTGGCTGATATTTCAAACGACCTTCCAAAAAAGTATTTCTCTGTAACCTTGAGGTCATTTCTGAAGGTGAAAATggttattttcggtttttttcctGTCCAATCCTTCAATATAAACGATGTTTGTAGACGAATTCGACAAGAACAGACTGCATTCGTGTAATTATTAAGGAACCACCAGACtgtaaaattgaatataataaacattcGTAAATCTCAGTTAATATCTTGAGCTTGAGGTATACCtgaaaacattaattaaatTTCGAATTGCCATTAACATAATATCTTGCGGGAAATACAAACCAACCGAAAAAGTTCAGCGTTTGTTCCATTTTTAGACAAATCTCATAAAGAAAGAGGAGTAACTGTTGATTATTCGAATTGATTCTAAGCAGAATGagatgaattattcattttagaaaacatCACTTGAGTACTTATTGATGAATAACactgaaaaagttcaaactttttcggaATCCAGCGAGAAATATTATTGTTACTAATAATTTAAATAACTAA includes:
- the LOC123677755 gene encoding uncharacterized protein LOC123677755 is translated as MNKLVLFVVVLLFAALEAKTPEFIELAKKLHEECNKKSPITPEVVAKVKKDAQMDENDDALKQHALCLAKTGKLVDENANIQNDLIRTYLTKMGLEKDVVEKAIEKCSKVEKGKDEALHVVRLHNCYYKSIPSEYIIF